In a genomic window of Flammeovirga agarivorans:
- a CDS encoding glycyl radical enzyme family protein, whose translation MMTYKFALNDSFLDKYKTVRPPFGFNGLGELVYMRTYSRLKDDGTNEVWWETVKRVVEGTYTIQKNHILKYQLGWDDNKAQLSAQEMYDRMFNMKFLPPGRGLWAMGSELTTKRNLFAALNNCSFVSTETMAEDPTKPFEFLMDMSMLGVGVGFDTKGAGTVTIYQPSSEDKVTYVIPDSREGWVNSTGMLLDSFFHAGRVNVEFDYSKIREAGLPIKGFGGMSSGPGPLMKLHDQIRTMFTGRPEGATITVTDIVDIMNMIGCCVVAGNVRRSAEIVFGNPDDEEYLKLKDYRWNPETQQMEGSSAHRSEYGWSSNNSVFSTVGMDYGKVANQTAVNGEPGYIWLDNMRKFGRMGDAPDNKDNRSMGTNPCAEQTLESYELCCLVETFPTRATSKEDYLRTLKFAYLYAKTVTLTNTHWPETNRVLLRNRRIGTSMSGIAQFVEKHGIDTFRQWCDEGYKTIQNWDTIYAEWLCVTPSVKTTSVKPSGTVSLLPGVTPGMHYPESNHYIRRIRLSKKSPLIEKCIAANYHVEPSVSESDTMVVSIPVEIPNVRTVNQVGIWEQVHLAAFLQRYWADNQVSVTVTFKKDEANQIEPILNYFQYHLKSISFLPKLELGNTVYPQMPYEEISQDKYEELAKHIKPLNFDEMGQGQDVEAEKFCDGDHCQL comes from the coding sequence ATGATGACATATAAATTCGCCTTGAATGACAGCTTTCTTGACAAGTACAAAACAGTACGTCCGCCGTTTGGATTCAACGGTTTGGGTGAACTAGTTTACATGCGTACTTATTCTCGCCTTAAAGATGACGGAACTAACGAGGTATGGTGGGAAACTGTTAAGCGTGTTGTTGAAGGTACTTATACAATCCAAAAAAATCACATCCTTAAGTACCAATTAGGATGGGATGACAATAAAGCACAGCTCTCTGCTCAAGAAATGTACGACCGAATGTTCAATATGAAATTCTTACCTCCAGGTCGTGGTCTATGGGCAATGGGTTCGGAACTAACTACCAAAAGAAATCTTTTTGCTGCATTAAACAACTGTTCATTTGTTAGTACAGAAACAATGGCAGAGGATCCAACAAAACCATTTGAGTTTTTAATGGATATGTCAATGCTAGGTGTTGGTGTTGGTTTTGATACTAAAGGAGCAGGTACTGTAACAATTTATCAACCAAGCAGCGAAGACAAGGTTACTTACGTAATTCCAGATTCTCGTGAAGGTTGGGTAAACAGTACAGGAATGTTACTTGACTCATTTTTCCACGCAGGAAGAGTGAACGTAGAATTTGATTATTCTAAGATTAGAGAAGCAGGTTTACCGATCAAAGGATTCGGAGGTATGTCATCTGGACCTGGTCCTTTAATGAAACTTCATGATCAAATCAGAACTATGTTTACAGGTAGACCAGAAGGTGCTACAATCACTGTAACTGATATTGTAGATATCATGAACATGATCGGTTGTTGTGTAGTTGCTGGTAACGTTCGTAGATCTGCAGAGATTGTATTTGGTAATCCTGATGATGAAGAATACTTAAAACTAAAAGACTACCGTTGGAATCCTGAAACTCAACAAATGGAAGGATCTTCAGCACACCGTTCTGAATACGGATGGTCTTCTAACAACTCTGTATTCTCTACTGTCGGTATGGATTACGGTAAAGTAGCAAATCAAACTGCTGTAAATGGTGAGCCGGGTTATATCTGGTTAGACAACATGCGTAAGTTTGGTCGTATGGGTGATGCTCCAGACAACAAAGACAACAGATCTATGGGTACTAACCCTTGTGCTGAGCAAACACTAGAATCTTACGAACTTTGCTGTTTAGTAGAAACATTCCCTACTAGAGCTACATCTAAAGAAGATTATTTAAGAACTCTTAAGTTCGCTTATTTATATGCTAAAACGGTAACATTAACGAATACTCACTGGCCTGAAACCAACAGGGTATTATTAAGAAACCGTCGTATTGGCACATCAATGTCTGGTATTGCTCAGTTTGTTGAAAAACATGGTATCGATACTTTCAGACAATGGTGTGATGAAGGATACAAAACTATTCAAAATTGGGATACAATTTATGCTGAGTGGTTATGTGTTACTCCATCAGTAAAAACTACTTCTGTAAAACCTTCAGGTACTGTATCATTACTTCCAGGTGTAACACCAGGTATGCACTACCCAGAAAGTAATCACTACATCAGACGTATTCGTTTGTCGAAAAAATCACCTCTTATTGAGAAGTGTATCGCAGCAAATTACCACGTTGAACCATCAGTTTCAGAGTCTGATACAATGGTAGTTTCAATCCCGGTAGAGATTCCAAACGTAAGAACTGTCAACCAAGTAGGTATTTGGGAACAAGTACACCTTGCTGCATTCTTACAACGCTATTGGGCAGATAACCAAGTTTCAGTAACTGTAACTTTCAAGAAGGATGAAGCAAATCAGATTGAGCCAATCTTAAATTACTTCCAATACCACTTGAAATCTATCTCATTCTTACCAAAATTAGAATTAGGTAACACAGTATATCCTCAGATGCCTTACGAAGAAATCTCACAAGATAAGTATGAGGAGCTAGCCAAACATATTAAACCATTGAACTTCGATGAGATGGGTCAAGGTCAAGATGTTGAAGCTGAGAAATTCTGTGACGGTGACCACTGTCAACTGTAA